CCCTCGTGGGGCGTGTACTCGAGTGCGAGGATCGCATCGTCAGTTTCGCGCGTGAGTGATGGGTGTGGTGAGTCAGCCACCGCTTCGAATGGATCGCCCTTGTCAACCGGTTCGCCGTTGATCACGACCGAGACGCCGGTTCGGGATTGCACGTACGCGAAGCGCTTGCGAAGATCGCGAACGTAGCGCCGCCAGCGGTAGCTGTCCGGATCAGGCACCTCGTCTTCGTAGTGATCGATCTCGACGAGCATCCCCTCGAGATGATGCTCAGCGTCCACGAGATGGCCATCGCGCCCACTGACGTCTGCCCACGGTCCTGAATCGCGTCGATCTCGGTAGTCAAAGCACAGTGCGGCGTTGTGACTCCAGATGTGAACCGCGCCCTTCGCGATGATCGCACCCTTTCCGATGCCCCACTCGCCGATCGTCTCATCGTCCGATCGCTGCTTGCTTCCTGCACCCAGCACCGACAGGTTGCGTCTCCCGTCAGTCGACTCGAGATCGACACCAGCGCCGTCATCGAGGATGATCGATCGTTCAGGCGAGATGCTGACCAACACACGGGATGAACCCGGACTGTCGATGCCGTTTTGGACGGCTTCGCGAATTGCGTCTGTGAGATCCGCCATTTGGTCTTCGATGAGATACGTTGCAACCCGCTCGTCAGCCGTCATCGTCACGGTCTCGTCAGTCGATGGCTGACTGCCCGGTCTCGAGTCAGTCGCTTCGTTCGTAGCGAACTCCGATAACGTCGGATGATCTGTCATGGTGTCCACCCCTGTGGCACCACAGAAACTGAACGGCGGAACTCGAGCGCTTTCGCTAGTCGTAGTTTCCTGGAAAGGATTATTGTGATCTGCGTGCAATTCGCTATTAGGATGTCTACAAAAGAAGCAGATTGGAACACGCCTCTCGATACTGGAGGAGAGGCGTTTGAACTCCTCAGGAACGCCCGGAAAGCGTGGATATATACCTACATTCGTCATAATACGGACACCACGATTGACGATATCGTTGACTCCCTTGAGATTCCACAGCGGACTGCTTACGACTATATCAACGATCTCGAATCTGCAGGGTTCATTGAGCAGTCGAACAAGGGACGACCGGCACGATATGCCGCTCGTGAGATCGATCTCCAACTGGTACAGGATGATGTCCAGCGGCAGATCACGCCAGCATTGATCGAGGCGATTGCACGTCGAGAGAGGGATGGCGATATCGATACGTACATCGAACGTCACGGCTTGGATGGGCTTGCGGTCGCTCTCGAGTATGCTCGGGAATATGCTGAGGGGTCAGTAACCCATCGAATTATGGCCCGGGAGCAGGAAATCTCATCGTTAGAAGCAGGTATTATTCTGGACGCACTTCGCCCCATTGTTGAGGAATAACAACCGTATGCGACTGAAAACAGATCTATCTGGTAAGCGGTTCACCACAGTAGATGTGCTGACTCACTCACCCCACTGCTTCCGCTGTTAGCGATTGAACAAGGGCATATCCTCCATGTCAGGAGGATAATTTATTGTTCAGTGTTGAACAACCTACGGTTTTGGTTATTACTGTTTATACTTAATACTACTGTAAGAATATATATGATTATTCGACCGTAGAAGAGCTACCTGCACAAGTCCATCAACTCTTAACAGCGGAAGCAGTGGGGTGGGGGTAAGCCCACCTTCTCTCTCATTGACTGTGAAAGGGGTGTGGTAGATTACATTCTGTAACAGAACAGTCAGTCCTAACAACGGAAGCAGTGGGGTCTGTCTATCACGGTGTCGTTCCTATCAACTCTTCAAGACCTGCTTTCACGCTCGAGGTCGACTGATTCAATTCGTGTTTTTTGAACTTTCCGCCACTTTTACCGCGATTGATCTCCGCCGATTTGATGATTCCCAATGTCTCGAGTTCGGCAAGATACTCACGAACAGCTCGGTCTGAGACGGGATCGTTACCTTCCCGTTCACAGAGCATCTCGTAAGGTTCGCGAATCTCTCGTGTTCGAGACGGTGTTTTACCCTGTTCTTGGAGCAACGTTAGTGCCCACAGAACCAGTTGTCCGTGGTATGAGTAGTTGATAATTCCTTCTATTACTTGATCAGTCTGTAGTCGCTCACGAGCTTGGGCGACATACTCCTCTGCTACATGATCGGCGTTCCTCTCGCGAGCGATGTCGCCACTTTCGAGCAGCAGGTCCAGTGCCTGCCGGGCGTCACCGGAATCTTTCGCTCCGTACGCGGCACACATCTCAATAACGCCCTCTTCAAGGACACCGTCGTGAAAGGCAACTGACTCACGCTGTTTTAGGACTTTGGCAAGATCAGTCGCATTGTATGCGCTAAATGACACCTCTTTCTCGCACAAGCTTGATCGGACTTTGGAACTCAGTTGATTCCGGAAGCTCAGATCATTCGAAATCCCAATCACACCAAGCCGAGCATTCGTAATATCGCCGTTTGACCGTGCTCGAGGGAGTTTATAGAGGAGGCTGTCGTCTTCGATATGATCAACCTCGTCGAGAACGATCAGAACCGTGCCGCCCAACTTATCAATTTCATCAAACAGGAACTGATAGACAGACGCTTGTGGATATCCAGTATTCGAGATTTGATTTGCGGGATCGCGGAGTTCGTTCACAAGCGCAACGGCAGTCTGATAGCTGGAATTTAGCCCATCACAATTAACTTCTACAGTATGGAGTTCAAGATGGTCGATGCCGGCGGCACTCTTCTCGAGTTGATATAGCAGAAAACGAGTTGCGGCGGTTTTTCCAACACCGCTTTTTCCGTATAGAAAGATGTTTGACGGTGTTTCCCCCTCGATCACAGGCTGGAGCGCCGCATGGTATTGTTGGAGCTCTTGATCACGCCCGACTAGTTTCTCTGGTGTCCACTCCTCAAGGAGAGCCTCCCGTTCTTTGAAAATACGACCAGTTGGCTCGAAACTGAAATCGCTCATTGCGTGGAGTATCTTATTCTATCCTCTTAACCTTTGGTTCCGGTGCTTCCGCTGACCTCTTTTATTTATATACTTCCGACCCCACCATTTCCGTTGTTAGAGTGATTAATATTCAAATCTGAAATGCGCCTCCACTGATTTGTGGTGTTTGCCCTGAGAATTCTCCAGAAGACGCTATCGATCACTCATTGTCGGTCACCTCGCTGACGATGTCGATGATCTCCTGGGCGGTCGAACTGATCCGCTCAAGCCGGTCGAGGATCGTCTCCGGTTCGTCACCGTGCCACGCAGCGAGGTAAAACGCTGATCCACTGGTATCCAACTCGAAGTACCGCCCAACGATGTAGCCGATCGCTTCGGCCTCGAGCTCACGTTTCGATCGCTCAGCCTCGTCGTCGACGCCACTGTGTAACAGCGCATGCGCGTACTCGTGAACGAGCGTGACGGCGAGGTCAGCGTCGTTCTCACGATCTCGGACGGCGACGCGTGGCCATTCCGATGGGCGGTACTCACAGATTCCCTTGGCACTCCCATGCGACCA
This Natrinema sp. HArc-T2 DNA region includes the following protein-coding sequences:
- a CDS encoding helix-turn-helix domain-containing protein, whose protein sequence is MSTKEADWNTPLDTGGEAFELLRNARKAWIYTYIRHNTDTTIDDIVDSLEIPQRTAYDYINDLESAGFIEQSNKGRPARYAAREIDLQLVQDDVQRQITPALIEAIARRERDGDIDTYIERHGLDGLAVALEYAREYAEGSVTHRIMAREQEISSLEAGIILDALRPIVEE
- a CDS encoding orc1/cdc6 family replication initiation protein; the encoded protein is MSDFSFEPTGRIFKEREALLEEWTPEKLVGRDQELQQYHAALQPVIEGETPSNIFLYGKSGVGKTAATRFLLYQLEKSAAGIDHLELHTVEVNCDGLNSSYQTAVALVNELRDPANQISNTGYPQASVYQFLFDEIDKLGGTVLIVLDEVDHIEDDSLLYKLPRARSNGDITNARLGVIGISNDLSFRNQLSSKVRSSLCEKEVSFSAYNATDLAKVLKQRESVAFHDGVLEEGVIEMCAAYGAKDSGDARQALDLLLESGDIARERNADHVAEEYVAQARERLQTDQVIEGIINYSYHGQLVLWALTLLQEQGKTPSRTREIREPYEMLCEREGNDPVSDRAVREYLAELETLGIIKSAEINRGKSGGKFKKHELNQSTSSVKAGLEELIGTTP